TCTCGGTGATGCGCTCGCGGCGGGCCTGCGCGAGCGTCGCGTCGCTCGCCCCATCCGCGGCGATCGCCGCGAGCTCGCTCGCTGGTGCCGTCATGGCGGCTTCGCGGCGGACCGCGCCTACAACTGCGCGAGCACCGAGGCGGCGCTCGAGGCGCTCAGGCCCGTGTCGGGCTCGACGAGCAGCTTCTCGACCCGCCCGTCACGCAGGATCATCGCGTAGCGCCGCGAGCGCTGCCCCATGCCGAAGCTCGAGGCGTCGAGCCCGAGCCCGACCGCACGCGTGAAGTCGCCGTTGCCGTCGGCGAGCATGCGCACCTTGCCTCCCGCGTTGCTGCTCTTGCCCCATGCGTCCATCACGAACGCGTCGTTGACCGATACGCACACGATCTCATCGGCGCCCTTGGCCCGCAGCGCCTTCTCCTGCTCCACGAAGCCCGGGAGGTGCTTCATCGAGCAGGTGGGCGTAAACGCCCCCGGCACCGCGAACACCACCACGCGCTTGCCGCGCGAGAGCTCCGCCAACGACACCTGCGACGGCTTGCCGTCAGCCATCTCGGTGAGTTTCACGTCGGGAACCGCATCGCCTTCTTTGATCGCCATGGCGTCCTCGCTGGTCGTGAAATTGGGCGCGCCGCACGCGGCGCACCATGTCCCCATGCCAAAGGGCCGCGGCGGCTGCAACCACGGTGCGGCGACGCGCGCACCAGCGACGTGCGAGTGCGCGCCAGTTGACGCTGCCGGGCCTCGCCACCTACAAAGTCCCGTCGCTGGCCGACCGGCGACCGCGGTGCCGCCTTCGCACCTCGGAATCGAAGAAGGAGCCGACCCCTTATGTCGTTGCTGAAGCTCCTCGGATGGGCGGAAGCCGAGCCGCCCGCGGAACGCCTCGCCGCCACCATCCAGGCGCGCCTGACCGACCTCCCGCCGACGCGCGCGGAGTTCGTCGCGGCGTTCGCCGGGCTGCTCGTGCGGGTCGCGTACGTCGACCGCAGCATCTCGGAGGCCGAGCGCGCGGTCCTGGCGCCGCTCCTGGCGGCGAACGCCGGCTTGCCGGAGGCCGAGGCGGCGACCGTCATGGAGATCGTCGCGCACCGGGCGACCACCCTCGCAGGCATCAGCTACGCGTCCCTGACGCGCGCCTTCAACGCGATCGCCACCGCCGAGGAGAAGGAGCGCCTGATCGACTGCCTCTTCGCGGTCGCGACCGCCGAGGGGTCGATCTCCCTCGTCGAGGACGAGGAGGTCCGCGCCGTCGCGCGGGCTCTCTTGCTGTCCCACCGGCAACTGATCGCCGTCCGCAGCCGCTACAAGGATCAGCTCGAGGTGATCCAGGCGGCGCGCCAAGCACGCGGCGCCTGAGCGCCCATGAGCCATCCCTTCAAGTTCTACGCCGCCGAGATCTCCTACTTCTCGGCGAAGGTCCGGCCGGCCCTCCGGTACAAGGACGTCCACTACCGGGAGCTCCTTCCCGACTATCGCGGCGTGATCCTGCCGCGGACGGGCCTCGCGTTCATCCCGATCGTGATCACCCCCGAGGACGAAACGTGGCAGGACACCAGCGCGATCCTCGACACCCTGGAGGCGCGCCTCCCGGCGCCGCCGCTCTACCCGACGACGCCGGTGCAGCGCGTGGTCGCGTACCTCGTCGAGCTCTACGCCGACGAGTTCATGCTGCTGCCGGCCATGCACTACCGCTGGAGCTTCCCGGAGAGCGTCGCGAAGGCCCGCGCCGACTTCGCCTCCAACTCGCCGGACCCCGCGACGGCCGAGCGTTTCGCGGCCCGCATGCAGGGCTCGCTCCCCTTCCTCGGCGTAACGCCCGCGACCGCGCCCGCGATCGAAGCGCACCTCCGTGATCTCCTCGCCGCGCTCTCGGCGCACTTCGCCGCCCATCCGTATGTCCTCGGCGAACGCATGTCGCTCGCGGACTGCGCGCTCATGGGACCGCTCTACGCCCACCTCTACCTCGACGCCGTACCGGGGCGGCTTCTGCGCGAGACGGCGCCCGCCGTGTGCCGCTGGATCGAGCGCATGAACCACCCCGATCCCGAAGCGCCGGGCGCGTGGCTCGCGGACGACGCGCTCGCGCCGACGCTCCGACCGATCCTCTCGCTGATCGGCGCGGACGCCGTGCCGATGATCCTCGACGGCCTGCGCGCCTTCGAGACCTGGGCGGACGCGCAGCCGCCGGAGATGATCGAGCCGCCGCGCGGCGTCGGCGGCCACGAATCGAAGCTCCGCGGCGTCGCCATGCAGCGCTTCACGAGCGCCTACACGCCGTGGATGGCGCAACGCCCGCTCGATCAGTACCGCGCGCTCGACGCCGCCGCCCGCGCCGCGGTCGATCGCGCCCTCGCCGGCACCGGCTGCGCGGCGCTCCTCGGCCACGCGCCGCGGCACCGGGTCGGCAAGCGGCGCTTCACGCTGGTCCTCGAAGGCCGGGGGGGTCCGGGGTGAGCGACGGCGACCTCGGCACGTTCGACCAGGCGATCGCCGACGCGATGGTGCAGACGCACGGCGCTCCGGGCGGTCTGCCGGGGTACCTCGGCATCCGCTTCGAATCCCTCACGGCGGGACGCCTGGTCGCCACCATGGACGCGCGCCAGGACCTGCTGACGCCGCTCGGCACCCTGCACGGCGGCGTCATGGCGGGCTTCGTCGACCATGCGCTCGGCTGCGTGCTCTACCCGCTCATGCAGCGCGGGCAATGGGCCGCCACGACGGAGTTCAAGCTGAACTACCTGCGCGCCGTGAAGGCTGGAGCGCTCCGCGCCGAAGCGACCGTCCTCGCGATGGGGCGGCGCTCCGCCGTCGTGCGCGTCGAGGTGACGAACGAGGGCACGCTCGCCTGCGTCGCGCAAGGCACCCTCCTCGTCTCCGACCCCCCGCGCTCGAAATAGGACGACTCAGGGAATCAGCAGCACCTTGCCGACGTTGGCGCGGGCCTGGAGGTACGCGTGCGCGGCGGCGGCATCCGCGAGCGGGAAGGCCTTCGCGATGGTCGGACGCACCCGGCCGTCGCTGGCGTAGCCGAGGACCTTCTCCAGATACGTGCGCAGGAGCTCCCGCTCTTCCCACAGGTGGCCGAGGTTGAAGCCGAGAACGCCGCGGTTCTCGTTCATGAGGCGGACCAAGCCGAAGCGCGGCATGCGGGCGAGCTGCCAGAGCGCGGGCAGGATGCGGCGCGACGTCGCCGGCGCGAGCGACGATACGCCGTACGCGACGAGCCGGCCGAGCGGACCGAGCGCGCGGTAGCTCCGGCGGAGATGCGCGCCGCCGATCGGGTCGAGGACCACGTCGGCCCCTCTGCCGCCCGTCACGCGCTTCGTCTCGGCGACGAAGTCCTGGGTGCCGTAGTCGATCACGTGCGCGACGCCCGCCGCCCGGAGCGCGGCGTGCTTCGCCGGCGACGCGGTGCCGATGATCTCGGCGCCGTAGATGCGGCAGAGCTGCACCGCCGCGAGGCCGACGCCGCCCCCCGCGCCGTGGATCAGCACCCGGTCGCCGGCCCGCACGTTGCCGAGCACCTCGAGCATCAGGATCGCGGTGAGGTAGTTCACGGGGAGCGCCGCCCCCTCCTCGAACGAGAGGCCCGGCGGCAGCGCGGCCGCTTGCGCCTCCGGAACGACGACCAGCTCCGTGTAGCCCTTGAAGCGCGTTGGCGCGAGCACGCGGTCCCCCGCCGCGAGGCCGCTCACGCCGGCGCCGACCTCGTCGACGGTTCCCGCGACCTCGTAGCCGACGACACACGGCAGCTTCGGCGCGTCGGGATAGAGGCCCATGCGCGCCATCACGTCGGCGAAGTTCACGCCGGAGGCGGCGACCCGGATCCGCACCTCGCCCGGTCCGGCGTGCGGATCGGGAACGTCGCGGAGCTCGAGGACGTCCGGCGTGCCGACACGCGGAATCCAGACCGAGCGCATCGTCACCTCCCCCGGCTGACCGGCGGCAGTCGCAGCAGCGCGGCCGCCTCGACCCGTGTCGCCACCCGGCGCCCCGCCCGCTCCGCCATTGCGACGACGGCGCGCACCAGCTCCGCGTTTCGCGGCGTCTCCGGGCCCGCATGGTCCTCGAGCCCGACCCGCACGTGGCCGCCGCGCGCGATCGCGAGGGACGCCAGCTCCTCCCTCACGTCGCCGCCGATCACCCCGACCATCCACGGCAGATCCGTGCCCGCCAGCATCGCGAGGTAGGCATCGAGGCTCGCCGCCGTCGGCGGCAGCCCGAACGGCAGCGCATCGCCTCCGAAATAGAGCTGGATCTTCGCGGGCGGGAGCCGGCCGCGCGCGTGGTAGGCGAGCGCCACGCGGAGGAAGCCGGGCTCGAAGATCGACACGTGGGCCGCGAGCCCGCGCGCCGCGCACCGGTCGAACATGTAGCGCGCGTCGGCGAAGGTGTTCTGGTAGACGAGGTCGATCGCCATCGGCAGGCCGTCCGCGTCGAGCGGCCCGAGGCTCACCGACCCGGGATCCACGATGGCGAGCCGCAAGAGGCCGAGGTCGGCGAGCTCCTCGACGTGGGCGTAGCGCTCCCGCACGTCCGTGTGCGGACCGCCGCCGCCCATCGTCGGATAGAGGATCGCGTCCGGAACGCGGGCGTAGATCGCGCGCCAGGCGTCGCGATAGGGAGCGGTCGCATGGCGGCCAACGAGGAGCCCGTCGTCGGCGTGGTGGTGCACGATCGCCGCCCCGGCCTCGAAGCACGCGACGGCATCCGCCACGATCTCCTCCACCGTCCGCGGCACGTGCGGCTGCGCGTCGGGCATCGTGGCGCCGTTGACGGCGGCTTCGATCACGAGCGGCGTCGCCCCGGGCATGGCGCGTTCCTACGCGAAGCGCACTGGATTTGGAATGATCGACTCTCCGTCTTGACTACGCGCGCGGCCGTGGGGGATCTTCACCCGATGGCACCCACCACCCCGCGTCCCTCGACGGCCTCGGCCCGGATCCATCTCGCGATCCTGGCCCTCGCCCTGGCATGGATCCCGCGCGTCGCCGATGCCCAGGTCTTCAAGGTCTGCGGCGACGTCGACGACAACGACGTCGTCTCGGTCACCGACGGCGTGCAGGTGCTCCGCGCCGCCGCCGGGCTCTCGAGCGACTGCACCGACGCCATCTGCGACGTCGACGTGAGCGGCGCCGTCACCGTCACCGACGGGGTGGTGGTCCTGCGCAAAGCCGCCGGCCTCTCGATCACCGAGAACTGCATCCCGGACGACGGCCGCATCAGCCAGCAACTCTCGTATCTGATCCAGTTCACCCAGCCGCTGATCTCGAACGTGCTGCCGACGATCGTGGCCCATCGCGAGGAGAGCATCGACAACTCCTTCACCTGCGACAACGGCGAGGACGGCCTGTACGAGATCTTCGTCACCGACGGCCAGCAGGACAACAGCTTCAGTGATTGCTACTTCGACAATGCCATCGTGAACGGCGACGTCGAGAACGCGAACGACGACCCGATCCTCTCGATCGAGGTCGCCGAGGCGCGCAACGACGACACGGTCACCTTCGACGGCACCGACGGCACGGCGCTGCTCGGCGTCAACATCGAAGGGGGCGTGAAATACAGCGGGCGGCTCGACGCGTCGCCGTCCTTCGAGCGCTTCGATACGAGCGACTTCCTGCTCGTGGTGAGCAATCTGCAGGTGCCCGCGATCGGGTTCCCGCTCGGCGGCTCGATCACCTTCGAGCTCACCGAGGACGCGAACGTCCCCGACGTCCGCCGGGCGCGGATCTTCTACGACGGCTCGAACCTCGCGCGCGTCGAGGTCACGTTCACGAACGGCGCCTTCAAATACTACAAGTTCGAGCTGACCTTCCTGAACTTCATCTAGGGCGGACGACTCGTGACCGACGGCATGAACATCGAGACCGTCCGCGCGCTCGCGAAGAAGCACCGCAACTGGGGCCGCTGGGGCGCGACCGACGAGCTCGGCACCGTCAACTTCATCACCCCGGCGAAGGTCGCCGCCGCCGCCGCGCTCGTGCGCCAGGGCAAGGTGCTCTCCCTCGCCATTCCGTTCGACGCGAACGGGCCCCAGACCGGCGTCGGCGGGCGTGTGAACCCGCTGCACTCGATGCTGCAGGACGGCGGCGACATCGCGAGCGGCGCGCAGGACTTCCTGCCGGGCCTGCGCTACTGCGACGACGCCGTCACCATGCCGCTCCAGTGCGCGACCCAGTGGGACGCGCTCTCGCACATCTACTTCGACGGCAGGATGTACAACGACCGCGGCCCGGAGATGGTGACGTCGAGCGGCGCCCGCGCCAACGCGATCACGGCCCTCAAGGACAAGATCGTGAGCCGCGGCGTGCTGCTCGACGTGCCGCGCCTCAAGGGCAAGCCCTGGCTCGAACCGGGCGAGGCCATCTACCCGGCCGACCTCGACGCCGCCGCGGCCATGGAGAAGGTGCGGATCGAGAGCGGCGACATCGTCCTCATCCGCACGGGGCAGATGCGCCAAGTGCGCGAGCGCGGCGACTGGGGCGACTACGCCGGAGGACCGGCGCCGGGTCTGAGCCTCACCTGCGCGGACTGGCTCGCGGCCCACGAGATCGCCGGGTACGCGACCGACACCTGGGGCACGGAGGTCATCCCCAACGAGACTCCCGACGTCTTCCAGCCGCTCCACTGCGTCGCGATCGTCAACATGGGGATGCTCGTCGGCGAGATCTTCACCCTGGAGGCGCTCGCCGAGGACTGCGCCGCGGACGGAATCTACGCGTTCCTCTTCGTCGCCCCGCCGCTGCCGATCACCGGCGCCGTCGGCTCGCCGATCAACCCGCAAGCGATCAAGTAGCGGGCCGCGGCGCGCTCGCGCGCTGGCGCGCACGGGGCCGACGTGCGACAAGCTCGTCGCCATGTTCTCGTCGCGCGCCGTCACTCGCGGCATCGAGGTCTTCGTCCAATCGAGCTACGTACCCGAGCAGTCCGAGCCCGACCAGGACCAGTGGTTCTTCGCCTACCGCGTCCGCATCACCAACGGCGGCGACGCGGCCACGCAGCTCCTCACGCGCCACTGGGTGATCACCGACGCCAACGGCAAGGTCGAGGAAGTACGCGGGCCCGGTGTCGTCGGCAAGCAGCCGGTTCTCGAGCCCGGTCAGTCCTTCGAGTACACCTCCGCCTGCCCGCTCGGCACCGCCTTCGGCACGATGCACGGCACCTATCAGATGCAGGTCTGCGACGGCGAAGCGTTCGACGCCGAGATCGCGCCGTTCACGCTGGCCGCCCCGAACGCCGTGCACTAGGAGGGCTCCTTCGGAATCGGCCCGGCGGGGCTACGGACAGCCGCCGAGGCTCGTGATCCAGTCCGCGAGGAGCGCGGTGCCGTCCGGATGCTCGATCAGGGTCGCGAGCGGCGGCATCTGCGTCTGGCCCCGCAACGCCGCGCGCAGCCAGAGCACCGATTGCTCGGGGTGGCCCGGCCGCACGATGCGCGCGCCGGAGACGCCGAGGTCGCCCGCCTGCGGCAGCGCGTCGCAGACGAGCGTCGAGGCGAAATCGGGCTCGGCGAGGAGATTGATCTGCACCGGCGCGCCCCCCTGGGGACGGTGGCAGTGGCTGCAGTTCGCGTGCAGGTAGCTCCGCGCCCGCGCGTCGAGGGATGCGTTCGGATCGCTCGGGTCGGCGAGGCGCGGCAGGCTCGCGGGACGCGCCGGGAGACAGCCGCCGAAGAGCCCGACGTACTCGAACGCGCGCAGCTGGTTGTCACTCACTCCGTCGTAGTCGTGGACGCGGTTCATCTGCGAGGTCTGAAGGCCGATGGTGCCGGCCGGGCTGTTGTGGCAGCGCACGCAGTCCCCGCGGCTCGGGAAGTAGTGCGTGTGGGCGATCGGCGTCCCGGGCTGCGCGGGATCCGTCACCTGGAACGTCGTGGTGGTCGCGGCGTCGAGGAGATGGGCCTCGGTCTGCGCGTCGTTCCACCGGTAGGTGTACCCGTCCCAGCCGCTCGCCCGCCGCACCAGGAAACGCGTCTCGAGCGCGCGCGTCGAGGCGGGATTGCCGCGCTCCAGCTCGAGGTCGAACTCCTTCACGAGGATCGTCCCGACCGGCAGACTCCAGCCGCCGATCGCCGTGTAGCCGATCGTGCCGTTCTCGGGCAGCACGAGGAAGCGGCGCTTGCCCGCTCCGTCCGACCAGAGCGGCGACTGCACGTCGTACGGGATCAGCCCCGGCGCGGGATGGCGGGTCGCGAGATCGTCGAAGCAGCCGGTCGCGGAGAGCGTGAGCGGAAAATCGCCGGCCGGCGGCGCCCCGCTCGGGCGGCGCAGGCGCAGGATCTGCCCGTTGGTCACGTTCGTCAGGTAGAGCTCGCCGTCGCGATCCTCCCCGAAGCTCGAGATGCCGAACCCGGAGCTCGCGAGCGGCCGCACCGTGGGCGTGCTGCCGTCCCACCGGAGCGCCGAGATCTTCCCGTTGCAGTAGTCGGCGAAGACGTAGGCCCCGTAGAGCTCGGGGAGCGCCGTGCCCCGGTAGACGACCCCGCCGATGACGGCGCACGCTCCGTTGCTATGATCGTAGGCCGCGAGCGGGTACGTGAACCCGGGATCCTGGCAGCTCGACAGCGGGTTGTAGCAGGCCGCGCCCTCCATCTTGCGCCACCCGTAGTTGGCGCCGCGCTCGATGACGTCGATCTCCTCCCAGGCGTACTGCCCGACGTCGCCGACCCAGAGCGTGTGCGCCAGCCGATCGAACGTCATGCGCCAGGGGTTCCGCAGCCCGAGCGCCCAGATCTCCCCGCGGGCGCCCGCGACGCCGACGAACGGATTGTCCGCCGGGACCGCGTAGGCGAGCCCGGGGTCGGTGCGGTCGACGTCGAGGCGGAGGATCTTGCCGCGGAGGTCGTTCTCGTTCTGCGCGTAGTCGTTCGGGTCGCCCGCGCTGCCGCCGTCGCCGAGCGGCACGTAGAGCATGCCGTCGGGTCCGAAGCCGAGATGACCGCCCTTGTGGTTCTCGTACGGCTGGGCGACGGTGAGCACGATCTGCGCGCTTGCCGGATCGGCGACGTCGGGATCGGCGCTCACCCGGTAGCGCGCCACCACCGAGCGGCGCGGACTCTGCGCCGAATAGAAGACGTAGAAGTAGCCGTTCGCCGCGTACGCGGGGTGGAAGGCCAGACTGAGGAGCCCCTCCTCGCCGTTGGCGTAGGCGACGATGGTGCTCAGGTCGAGGAAGGTCTTCGCCGTGGCGACGCTGTCGTCGTTCGCGAACACCTTGACGCGTCCGGTCTGCTCCACCACGAAGAGGCGATCGCCGCCGTCGGGAGCGTAGGTGATCTGCACCGGCGCGCTGAAGCTGAGGCCGGCGAACACGCGCTCCACCTCCAGCGTCGGAAACTGTTCCGGCGAACCGTCGAGCCGACACGTCGTTGCCGCCGGCCGCCCGGCGAGCCCGTGCGGCGCGGGATCGGCGTCGCACGCCCCGGTCGGGGTGAAGGTCGGGACGGGGGTCGGCGTGACGTCGTTGCCCGGCGTCGCCGTGCGGGTGGCGGTCCGCGTCGGCGTCGCGGTCCGCGTCGGCGTGCGGGTCGGGGTGGCCGTCGGCGTCGCGGTCCGCGTCGGCGTGCGGGTCGGGGTGGCCGTCGGCGTCGCGGACGGCGTCACGGTGCGCGTGGGGGTCGCCGTCGGCGTCGGCGTCCGGGTCGGCACCGGGACGAAGCCCGGGCAGAACGCCGGGAACCGCGAGCGGCCGATGCGCGCGAGCAGCGCGTCGGCGCGCGGGTACACGAAGGTCGTCGTCTCCGCGACGTCGCAGCCGGCCGTGCGCGCGAGGCAGGCACGCCAATCCCCCGCGTCATCGAGCGGCGCGATTCCGACGGTCGCGCAGAGGGATCCGAGCGCCGCGGCATTGGCGCCGTCGGCGCTCGCCAGCGCCGCGAACGGCACCTTGGCCTCGACGCACGCGCCGGCGACGGCGGCCGCCGCCGAATCCACGACGGGCCCCTTGCGGAAGGCGGCGGCGCACGTCGTTGCCGCACGCGCCCAACACGTCTCGTCGCCGCCCGACGGGTCACCGCAAGCGAAGAGCGCGCCGAGACACTTGCCGTACGCGCCGCGCCACGCATCCTGGTCGCGCGCACCGTCTTTCAGCATCGCGGCCGTGCACGGGGCCGCCAGCCGACCCGCCGCCTCGCTCGTGCTTTGCCGCAAGGTCGCCCAGTCCGGCAGGCAGCTCGACCCGACCGGCAGCGACGAGAGCGCCCC
The DNA window shown above is from Deltaproteobacteria bacterium and carries:
- a CDS encoding cyclase family protein; the protein is MNIETVRALAKKHRNWGRWGATDELGTVNFITPAKVAAAAALVRQGKVLSLAIPFDANGPQTGVGGRVNPLHSMLQDGGDIASGAQDFLPGLRYCDDAVTMPLQCATQWDALSHIYFDGRMYNDRGPEMVTSSGARANAITALKDKIVSRGVLLDVPRLKGKPWLEPGEAIYPADLDAAAAMEKVRIESGDIVLIRTGQMRQVRERGDWGDYAGGPAPGLSLTCADWLAAHEIAGYATDTWGTEVIPNETPDVFQPLHCVAIVNMGMLVGEIFTLEALAEDCAADGIYAFLFVAPPLPITGAVGSPINPQAIK
- the apaG gene encoding Co2+/Mg2+ efflux protein ApaG, with translation MFSSRAVTRGIEVFVQSSYVPEQSEPDQDQWFFAYRVRITNGGDAATQLLTRHWVITDANGKVEEVRGPGVVGKQPVLEPGQSFEYTSACPLGTAFGTMHGTYQMQVCDGEAFDAEIAPFTLAAPNAVH
- a CDS encoding peroxiredoxin; translation: MAIKEGDAVPDVKLTEMADGKPSQVSLAELSRGKRVVVFAVPGAFTPTCSMKHLPGFVEQEKALRAKGADEIVCVSVNDAFVMDAWGKSSNAGGKVRMLADGNGDFTRAVGLGLDASSFGMGQRSRRYAMILRDGRVEKLLVEPDTGLSASSAASVLAQL
- a CDS encoding zinc-binding dehydrogenase, yielding MRSVWIPRVGTPDVLELRDVPDPHAGPGEVRIRVAASGVNFADVMARMGLYPDAPKLPCVVGYEVAGTVDEVGAGVSGLAAGDRVLAPTRFKGYTELVVVPEAQAAALPPGLSFEEGAALPVNYLTAILMLEVLGNVRAGDRVLIHGAGGGVGLAAVQLCRIYGAEIIGTASPAKHAALRAAGVAHVIDYGTQDFVAETKRVTGGRGADVVLDPIGGAHLRRSYRALGPLGRLVAYGVSSLAPATSRRILPALWQLARMPRFGLVRLMNENRGVLGFNLGHLWEERELLRTYLEKVLGYASDGRVRPTIAKAFPLADAAAAHAYLQARANVGKVLLIP
- a CDS encoding PQQ-dependent sugar dehydrogenase, with protein sequence MLLVLVAGVGPAAAARAVDPRIAAAARCQKALASAADRYAGARDRDAGKCVGGLVRCLMGRPGDTGCTFRASATCGKSFEKQAALLAALRANVRKRCDAGSLLPIDGVGFEGVVDRCAVAPNPLVDDVDNAIACLADAQVCAGARTIAASVPRTAALLAASGALSSLPVGSSCLPDWATLRQSTSEAAGRLAAPCTAAMLKDGARDQDAWRGAYGKCLGALFACGDPSGGDETCWARAATTCAAAFRKGPVVDSAAAAVAGACVEAKVPFAALASADGANAAALGSLCATVGIAPLDDAGDWRACLARTAGCDVAETTTFVYPRADALLARIGRSRFPAFCPGFVPVPTRTPTPTATPTRTVTPSATPTATPTRTPTRTATPTATPTRTPTRTATPTRTATRTATPGNDVTPTPVPTFTPTGACDADPAPHGLAGRPAATTCRLDGSPEQFPTLEVERVFAGLSFSAPVQITYAPDGGDRLFVVEQTGRVKVFANDDSVATAKTFLDLSTIVAYANGEEGLLSLAFHPAYAANGYFYVFYSAQSPRRSVVARYRVSADPDVADPASAQIVLTVAQPYENHKGGHLGFGPDGMLYVPLGDGGSAGDPNDYAQNENDLRGKILRLDVDRTDPGLAYAVPADNPFVGVAGARGEIWALGLRNPWRMTFDRLAHTLWVGDVGQYAWEEIDVIERGANYGWRKMEGAACYNPLSSCQDPGFTYPLAAYDHSNGACAVIGGVVYRGTALPELYGAYVFADYCNGKISALRWDGSTPTVRPLASSGFGISSFGEDRDGELYLTNVTNGQILRLRRPSGAPPAGDFPLTLSATGCFDDLATRHPAPGLIPYDVQSPLWSDGAGKRRFLVLPENGTIGYTAIGGWSLPVGTILVKEFDLELERGNPASTRALETRFLVRRASGWDGYTYRWNDAQTEAHLLDAATTTTFQVTDPAQPGTPIAHTHYFPSRGDCVRCHNSPAGTIGLQTSQMNRVHDYDGVSDNQLRAFEYVGLFGGCLPARPASLPRLADPSDPNASLDARARSYLHANCSHCHRPQGGAPVQINLLAEPDFASTLVCDALPQAGDLGVSGARIVRPGHPEQSVLWLRAALRGQTQMPPLATLIEHPDGTALLADWITSLGGCP
- a CDS encoding TerB family tellurite resistance protein codes for the protein MSLLKLLGWAEAEPPAERLAATIQARLTDLPPTRAEFVAAFAGLLVRVAYVDRSISEAERAVLAPLLAANAGLPEAEAATVMEIVAHRATTLAGISYASLTRAFNAIATAEEKERLIDCLFAVATAEGSISLVEDEEVRAVARALLLSHRQLIAVRSRYKDQLEVIQAARQARGA
- a CDS encoding PaaI family thioesterase — translated: MVQTHGAPGGLPGYLGIRFESLTAGRLVATMDARQDLLTPLGTLHGGVMAGFVDHALGCVLYPLMQRGQWAATTEFKLNYLRAVKAGALRAEATVLAMGRRSAVVRVEVTNEGTLACVAQGTLLVSDPPRSK
- a CDS encoding glutathione S-transferase family protein; amino-acid sequence: MSHPFKFYAAEISYFSAKVRPALRYKDVHYRELLPDYRGVILPRTGLAFIPIVITPEDETWQDTSAILDTLEARLPAPPLYPTTPVQRVVAYLVELYADEFMLLPAMHYRWSFPESVAKARADFASNSPDPATAERFAARMQGSLPFLGVTPATAPAIEAHLRDLLAALSAHFAAHPYVLGERMSLADCALMGPLYAHLYLDAVPGRLLRETAPAVCRWIERMNHPDPEAPGAWLADDALAPTLRPILSLIGADAVPMILDGLRAFETWADAQPPEMIEPPRGVGGHESKLRGVAMQRFTSAYTPWMAQRPLDQYRALDAAARAAVDRALAGTGCAALLGHAPRHRVGKRRFTLVLEGRGGPG
- a CDS encoding 3-keto-5-aminohexanoate cleavage protein, encoding MPGATPLVIEAAVNGATMPDAQPHVPRTVEEIVADAVACFEAGAAIVHHHADDGLLVGRHATAPYRDAWRAIYARVPDAILYPTMGGGGPHTDVRERYAHVEELADLGLLRLAIVDPGSVSLGPLDADGLPMAIDLVYQNTFADARYMFDRCAARGLAAHVSIFEPGFLRVALAYHARGRLPPAKIQLYFGGDALPFGLPPTAASLDAYLAMLAGTDLPWMVGVIGGDVREELASLAIARGGHVRVGLEDHAGPETPRNAELVRAVVAMAERAGRRVATRVEAAALLRLPPVSRGR